In Myxococcales bacterium, the genomic window GCCGCCGCCAAGCCGTGCTTCGACATCACCTTCGTGATCGCGCTGGTCAGCGTCGTCTTCCCGTGATCGATGTGGCCGATCGTCCCAATGTTCACGTGCGGCTTCGTCCGCTCAAACTTGGCCTTTGCCATGATTCCCTCCTGCGCTCCTCGGCGCGTCACGGATTCGAACTACGAACTAATATCCCCCCATTCTATGCACGATCTCGTTCTGGATATTCGCCGGTACCGC contains:
- the tuf gene encoding elongation factor Tu (EF-Tu; promotes GTP-dependent binding of aminoacyl-tRNA to the A-site of ribosomes during protein biosynthesis; when the tRNA anticodon matches the mRNA codon, GTP hydrolysis results; the inactive EF-Tu-GDP leaves the ribosome and release of GDP is promoted by elongation factor Ts; many prokaryotes have two copies of the gene encoding EF-Tu) — encoded protein: MAKAKFERTKPHVNIGTIGHIDHGKTTLTSAITKVMSKHGLAAA